In a genomic window of Pararhizobium gei:
- a CDS encoding copper resistance CopC/CopD family protein, with protein sequence MQYSAKWAVMICIAVFLSVFYSGAAFAHASLIKSDPADSSVSDAAPKSVTLRFSEAVRPLVARLIHPGGHTEVLKDIGEKGDTIVFTLPDTLENGTHILSWRVTSSDGHPIGGGLVFSIGAPSTIAPSVEPQTDLAVRSGLWAARLVLMLGLVFGVGGTAFSILIAGQPVAREEWPVGGLLLAGLLATPLLIGFQGLDALGEPVRALLRWDAWSAGLFATGFGRAVVLGATALVLAYAARQTGRRIGIVLASLSLLNVGLAIASAGHAATASPTLLTRPALFLHAITATLWIGALLPLAILFKQQSFGAMLPLKRFSAAIPLIVGVLILSGLALAVVQLRTVTALWTTDYGQVLLAKLALVAALLLLAAFNRYRLTEPVLAGSKTAVRQLRRSILAEVVLGSLIIAALGLWRFTPPPRTLAAAPVASQEITANKDGLSAILSIHPPVTGAVFVEVRDIVLDGKPLEPLSVSIDLDKPSYGIGPFTRPARKTSAQRYRADGFVLPLDGFWVVRVTVLVSEFRSVTLTDVFDIAKATR encoded by the coding sequence GTGCAGTACAGCGCAAAATGGGCGGTGATGATCTGCATCGCCGTCTTCCTATCGGTTTTCTACTCGGGCGCTGCTTTTGCCCATGCCAGCCTGATCAAATCCGATCCGGCCGATAGCTCCGTGTCGGACGCTGCTCCGAAGTCGGTCACGCTGCGGTTTTCGGAGGCGGTCAGGCCGCTGGTGGCGCGGCTTATCCATCCGGGCGGCCATACCGAAGTTCTGAAAGACATCGGCGAGAAGGGCGACACCATCGTGTTCACCCTGCCGGACACGCTCGAAAACGGCACTCACATTCTGTCCTGGCGCGTGACCTCGTCCGATGGTCACCCGATCGGCGGTGGACTGGTCTTTTCGATCGGTGCCCCCAGCACGATCGCGCCATCGGTCGAACCGCAAACCGATTTGGCCGTCAGATCGGGATTGTGGGCCGCACGGCTTGTTCTGATGCTCGGCCTGGTCTTCGGTGTCGGCGGCACTGCCTTCTCGATTCTGATCGCCGGCCAGCCCGTTGCGCGTGAAGAGTGGCCGGTGGGAGGACTGCTGCTGGCCGGCCTGTTGGCGACACCATTGCTGATCGGCTTCCAGGGACTGGATGCGCTAGGCGAGCCTGTGCGGGCTTTGCTGCGATGGGATGCCTGGAGCGCCGGCCTTTTCGCCACCGGGTTCGGTCGTGCCGTCGTTCTTGGGGCGACTGCGCTTGTCCTTGCCTACGCAGCCCGCCAGACCGGCCGCCGCATCGGCATCGTGCTTGCCTCTCTCTCCCTTCTCAACGTCGGTCTTGCGATTGCAAGCGCCGGTCATGCCGCGACTGCATCACCAACGCTGCTCACCCGGCCGGCCCTTTTTCTTCATGCCATAACCGCCACACTCTGGATCGGTGCTCTGCTGCCCTTGGCGATCCTGTTCAAACAGCAATCATTCGGCGCGATGCTGCCGCTGAAGCGCTTCTCAGCGGCAATCCCCCTGATCGTCGGCGTCCTGATCCTCTCCGGACTGGCTCTGGCGGTCGTGCAATTGCGCACCGTCACCGCGCTTTGGACGACCGATTATGGACAAGTGCTGCTGGCTAAGCTGGCCCTCGTTGCTGCGCTCCTGCTCCTCGCCGCGTTCAATCGCTATCGACTGACGGAACCCGTCCTCGCCGGCAGCAAGACCGCAGTTCGGCAATTGCGGCGCAGCATTCTGGCGGAAGTGGTCTTGGGCAGTTTGATCATCGCCGCGCTCGGCCTGTGGCGTTTCACGCCACCGCCGCGCACCTTGGCGGCGGCTCCGGTCGCGTCGCAGGAAATCACGGCGAACAAGGACGGTTTGAGCGCAATCCTGTCCATTCATCCTCCCGTCACTGGGGCGGTCTTCGTCGAGGTCCGCGATATCGTTCTCGATGGCAAACCGCTGGAGCCGCTCTCGGTCAGCATTGACCTCGATAAGCCGTCCTATGGCATTGGCCCGTTCACCCGTCCTGCACGGAAAACCTCTGCACAGCGATATCGCGCCGATGGGTTCGTGCTGCCGCTCGATGGCTTCTGGGTCGTTCGCGTGACGGTGCTCGTTTCGGAGTTCAGGTCCGTAACCCTTACCGATGTGTTCGATATTGCGAAGGCAACGCGATAA
- a CDS encoding ABC transporter substrate-binding protein has product MTHVSRRLFSTVLGGLAAALSFGAFFPALAAEDLSKVVLRVGDQTGATRAKLEAAGLLKDVPYRIEWSVFPAAVNLHEALKADAVDIGQAADSPTVSAIAGGSKIKVVANFSNDGLGSSILVPTDSPIKTLADLKGKTISPTTRGSVAHYLTLGALKKAGLTADDVKLAFLTPADASAAFQAGSIDAWGTWGVYKARTIGTLKATVLLDGPGINTGNYVLSATETALSDPGKVAAIADYVNRLEKGYEWSLNHKDAYVTFYAGFAKQDKATIEKIYQDEAAYKRQPIDDTFVASLQNVFETWKEAGVLKGSLNLGDYVYRDIPTN; this is encoded by the coding sequence ATGACCCATGTTTCACGACGTCTCTTCAGTACCGTTCTCGGTGGCCTGGCCGCCGCCCTTTCCTTCGGCGCGTTCTTTCCGGCTCTGGCTGCGGAGGATCTCAGCAAAGTCGTACTGCGTGTCGGCGACCAGACAGGCGCGACCCGGGCGAAACTGGAAGCGGCCGGCCTTTTGAAGGACGTACCCTACCGGATCGAATGGTCGGTCTTTCCGGCTGCGGTCAACTTGCATGAAGCCCTGAAGGCCGATGCCGTCGATATCGGTCAAGCGGCGGATTCTCCCACGGTCAGTGCAATAGCCGGCGGTTCGAAGATCAAGGTCGTCGCCAACTTCTCCAATGATGGTCTCGGCAGCAGCATTCTCGTGCCGACGGATAGCCCGATCAAAACGCTCGCCGATCTCAAGGGCAAGACGATCTCGCCCACCACGCGCGGCAGCGTCGCCCACTACCTCACATTGGGTGCGCTGAAAAAGGCCGGGCTGACGGCGGACGATGTCAAACTCGCTTTCCTGACGCCGGCAGACGCCAGTGCCGCCTTCCAGGCCGGGTCTATCGATGCCTGGGGTACTTGGGGCGTCTACAAGGCCCGCACGATCGGCACGTTGAAGGCGACGGTACTTCTCGACGGACCGGGTATCAACACCGGCAACTACGTGTTGAGCGCGACCGAAACGGCATTGTCCGATCCGGGCAAGGTGGCGGCGATCGCCGACTACGTCAATCGCCTCGAAAAGGGCTACGAATGGTCGCTAAACCACAAGGACGCCTATGTCACTTTCTATGCGGGCTTTGCCAAGCAGGACAAGGCGACCATCGAGAAGATCTATCAGGACGAGGCCGCCTACAAGCGCCAGCCGATCGACGATACCTTCGTCGCATCGCTCCAGAACGTCTTCGAGACGTGGAAAGAGGCGGGCGTGCTGAAGGGCTCGCTCAACCTCGGCGACTATGTCTATCGCGACATTCCGACCAACTGA
- a CDS encoding LLM class flavin-dependent oxidoreductase: MLAKRQLKLGFMLHGVGMGWGDWRHPDADPTASTNFAYYKKQAQLAEAAKFDFLFVADSVFITEKSSPHYLNRFEPLTILSALAGATSHIGLVATLTASYSEPFNVARQFASLDHISGGRAGWNVVTSWLEGSAENYSKSKHLAHDTRYRLAAEYLDVVQGLWDSWEDDALVHDKQSGVFFDPVKLHKLNHKGEFFQVRGPLNIARSAQGQPVIFQAGASEDGKNFAARRSDAIFVHHENIEDGRAYYQDIKTRAAAFGRDPDEVFILPGIRPVIGSTEEEVERKYQEFAGLTSIENALSMLGRPFNDYDFLPHDLDAPFPDIGAHGANSNQSTSGKILAVAQAENLTLRQTALRFATPRTEFVGTPVQVADAFQRWLETRGSDGFVVNVSLPRELEVFVETVVPILQERGIYRTEYEAETFRGNLGIPVPVNRYSNPQIADAAE; the protein is encoded by the coding sequence ATGTTGGCAAAACGTCAGTTGAAGTTAGGGTTCATGCTGCATGGCGTGGGCATGGGATGGGGCGACTGGCGGCATCCGGATGCCGACCCGACCGCCAGCACGAATTTCGCCTATTACAAAAAGCAGGCGCAACTGGCCGAGGCGGCAAAGTTCGATTTTCTATTCGTCGCAGACAGCGTCTTCATCACGGAGAAATCGAGCCCTCACTACCTCAACCGCTTCGAACCGCTGACCATCCTGTCGGCGCTGGCCGGCGCCACATCCCATATCGGTCTGGTCGCGACCTTGACCGCCAGCTACAGCGAGCCCTTCAACGTCGCCCGCCAGTTCGCTTCGCTCGATCACATCAGCGGCGGCCGGGCCGGCTGGAATGTCGTGACGTCCTGGCTTGAGGGAAGTGCGGAGAACTACAGCAAGTCCAAACATCTGGCCCACGATACGCGCTACAGGCTTGCCGCGGAATATCTCGATGTCGTTCAGGGGCTCTGGGACTCCTGGGAAGACGATGCGCTTGTTCATGATAAGCAGAGCGGCGTCTTCTTTGACCCCGTCAAGCTGCATAAGCTGAACCATAAAGGCGAATTTTTCCAGGTCAGGGGACCGCTTAACATCGCGCGTTCCGCGCAGGGCCAGCCGGTCATCTTCCAGGCGGGGGCTTCCGAAGACGGCAAGAATTTTGCCGCACGGCGCTCGGACGCGATCTTCGTGCATCATGAGAATATCGAAGACGGCAGGGCCTATTATCAGGACATCAAGACACGGGCCGCCGCCTTCGGGCGCGATCCGGACGAAGTGTTCATCCTGCCGGGCATCCGACCGGTCATCGGATCGACGGAGGAAGAGGTCGAGCGCAAGTATCAAGAATTCGCCGGCCTGACGTCGATCGAGAATGCCCTGTCGATGCTGGGCCGTCCGTTCAACGACTATGACTTTTTGCCGCACGATCTGGATGCGCCCTTTCCGGATATCGGCGCCCATGGTGCAAACAGCAACCAGAGCACGTCCGGCAAGATCCTCGCCGTCGCCCAGGCGGAAAATCTTACTCTTCGGCAGACGGCTCTACGCTTTGCAACGCCACGGACCGAATTCGTCGGCACACCGGTCCAGGTGGCCGATGCCTTCCAGCGCTGGCTGGAGACGCGTGGCTCGGATGGCTTCGTGGTCAATGTTTCGCTGCCGCGCGAGCTTGAGGTCTTCGTCGAGACCGTCGTGCCAATCCTTCAGGAGCGCGGCATCTATCGCACCGAATACGAGGCCGAAACCTTCCGCGGCAACCTCGGCATACCCGTTCCCGTCAATCGTTATTCCAATCCGCAAATCGCCGATGCCGCCGAGTGA
- a CDS encoding ABC transporter ATP-binding protein, which translates to MVALATKKAELPAVGQQIDIRNVSHQFELEGEPLPVLDNVDFSVEPGSFVALLGPSGCGKSTLLRLLAGLDHPTSGELNVDGEIVGEPDPSRILVFQDPTLFPWRTVWDNVALGLEAQGVLKRSRHRIDNAIELVGLKGFDKAYPHQLSGGMSQRVALARALVNEPRLLLLDEPLGKLDSLTRLTMQTELVSLWQRAGLTAVLVTHDVEEALFLSQRVLIFGPRPARIVADISVDLPYPRHRGDRRLAELRREALGHLGLAATW; encoded by the coding sequence ATGGTAGCCCTTGCAACGAAAAAGGCGGAGCTTCCGGCGGTCGGTCAGCAGATCGACATCCGCAACGTCTCGCACCAGTTCGAGCTGGAGGGCGAACCGCTGCCAGTCCTCGACAATGTCGATTTTTCGGTGGAGCCGGGGTCCTTCGTGGCGCTGCTCGGACCCTCCGGATGCGGGAAATCGACGCTGCTCAGGCTTCTGGCCGGCCTCGATCACCCGACAAGCGGCGAACTCAACGTGGATGGCGAGATCGTCGGCGAGCCGGATCCGTCGCGTATTCTGGTATTTCAGGATCCGACGTTGTTTCCCTGGCGCACAGTCTGGGACAATGTCGCGCTCGGGCTGGAAGCGCAGGGCGTTCTCAAGCGCTCCCGGCACCGGATCGATAATGCCATCGAACTGGTAGGGCTGAAGGGCTTCGACAAAGCCTATCCGCATCAGCTCTCCGGCGGCATGTCGCAGCGTGTGGCGCTTGCTCGTGCGCTGGTCAACGAACCGCGCCTTCTCCTGCTCGACGAACCGCTCGGCAAACTCGATTCGCTGACCCGGCTGACCATGCAGACCGAGCTCGTCAGCCTCTGGCAGCGCGCGGGACTGACGGCGGTGCTCGTCACCCATGATGTCGAGGAAGCCCTGTTCCTGTCGCAGCGCGTACTGATCTTCGGACCGCGGCCGGCACGCATCGTCGCTGATATCAGCGTCGATCTTCCCTATCCCCGTCACCGAGGCGATCGGCGTCTGGCCGAACTGCGCCGCGAGGCGCTTGGGCATCTCGGCCTTGCGGCCACTTGGTAA
- a CDS encoding YcnI family copper-binding membrane protein, with the protein MKTLKTVTGAMLATMAIGLALPASAHITFENKEVAPGATVKFVLRLPHGCSGKTTTGVRIAIPAELTSAKPQPKPGWTLAIMTDDVHKASAETTHAHRAGATIKEISWTGGTLEDAYYDEFVFRATVSKTAANAIFVPVVQECEGGSVDRWIEIPAAGGVSEDLKYPAPSVRVQP; encoded by the coding sequence ATGAAAACCCTGAAAACAGTGACCGGCGCAATGCTGGCGACAATGGCGATCGGTCTCGCGTTGCCTGCGAGCGCCCATATCACCTTTGAAAACAAGGAGGTCGCGCCCGGCGCAACCGTGAAATTCGTGCTGCGCCTGCCGCATGGTTGCTCGGGTAAGACAACGACAGGTGTGCGCATCGCCATTCCGGCCGAGCTGACATCGGCCAAGCCGCAGCCGAAACCGGGCTGGACGCTGGCGATCATGACCGACGATGTGCACAAGGCGTCGGCTGAAACGACGCACGCCCACAGAGCTGGCGCGACGATCAAGGAAATATCCTGGACGGGCGGCACGCTTGAAGATGCCTATTATGATGAGTTCGTGTTTCGCGCGACAGTCAGCAAGACAGCGGCAAACGCGATCTTCGTGCCCGTCGTGCAGGAATGCGAAGGCGGCAGCGTCGATCGCTGGATCGAGATTCCTGCAGCTGGCGGCGTGTCCGAGGATCTGAAATATCCGGCCCCTTCCGTTCGGGTTCAGCCCTGA